Below is a genomic region from Spirochaetota bacterium.
GGAGATGTGTATAAGAGACAGTATCAACTCTGGTGAATAACCCTACGCCAGTAACGATAGTATGTTTTCCCGTAGTTCAGAGATGCGTTCTATTTTACTTTGTTTTGCCTCTTTCCGTCTTTTATGAGCTTTGTGCCTATCTTCTTTGGCATTGTAGGTATGTGTCGCATTCCGCTTGAGTTCTCGTAACACGGTAGATGGTGATGGGCCTATCTTTCGTGCAATTTCCCGTAGTGAAAAATTTTCATGTGCATACAGCATTTTTTGAATGACTTCACGCTCATTTCTGTTATATGTGTATAGAGCCTCATAAGAGCTTATCCTCCATAAGTGTTGTTGTGGATCAACAATCACTATATTGGATATCCTTCTTATGAGGCTACATTTTTTTCATCGTGTGTTGCACTTCATTATTGAATTTGCATTTATATTCTGCTTGAAGGAAGGCAAACTGTAAATGGGGTCAGAGCACATTAATAAGGCTTGACTTATTTTATATAATGAAATTAAATTAAGGTGATAGAAGAAAGATTCAGTTGAGCATTTACAACATTTTTTAAATGTTGATGTTACATAAAATATTGTGGAGGGTTCCCTGTGAAAAAGTTTAGTGTATTATTTGGCATTATGTTTGTTATATCATGTGGTGCTTCTGTTAATCCACAGTTGAAAGCAAAAGTAGACAGCCAGTTTGCGCAGTCCCAAGAGACAACGTATGCGGGCACACAAAAATTTATGAAGCCAAAACCGTATGCAGTAGGGCAATATGTGGTGATGGGACAAACTGATTCTGATGGTAAAAAAAGCGTAACAAGAATGGCAATAGTAGGTAAAGCACAGGGCGGATGGATCTTTGAAACTTATACGCTCTCAGACAATCAGGAAGGGATAATGCAGATGCTTATAACTGGTCTTGAGAAAGCCGCAATATCAGGCAATCTTGATGATATGGATATAGTATGGGTAAAGATAAAAGATGAAAAAGGTGATGTGCAGACCGTTGAAGGTCCAATGCTTACTATGATGAAAGGCATGTATAAAAAAGGAATAG
It encodes:
- a CDS encoding helix-turn-helix domain-containing protein, whose product is MIVDPQQHLWRISSYEALYTYNRNEREVIQKMLYAHENFSLREIARKIGPSPSTVLRELKRNATHTYNAKEDRHKAHKRRKEAKQSKIERISELRENILSLLA